The genomic interval CTGGTGCTGTCGGTAGTGTCGAGTCACGGTGCCGTGGGCGGCCTCGGACTCAAAGGTCTTTCCGTCGGGGGTGACGAGAACAGAGGTCATGAGACCGAGAGAGCCAAAGCCCTGGGCAACAATGTCGGACTGCACGTCTCCGTCGTAGTTCTTGAGGGCCATGATGAAGCCTCCCTTAGACTTGATCATCTGGGCGACCATGTCATCAATGAGTCGGTGCTCGTACCAAATGCCGGCAGCATCAAACTTATCCTTGTACTCCTTGTCGTAAATCTCCTGGAAAATGTCCTTGAATCGGCCGTCGTACTTCTTAAGGATGGTGTTCTTGGTAGACATGTACAGGggcagcttcttctgcagagCCAGGTTGAATGAAGAGTAGGCAAAGCCGGTGATGGACTCGTCAGTGTTGTACATGGCCATGGCGACACCAGGGGCGTCGTAGGTGTACACCTTGATGACCTGCTCGTCGCCTCCGTTAGCGGGCTTGAAGTTAAGAGTCAGCTCACCGGCGCCGGGGATGACGGCATCCTGGGCCTTGTACTGGTCGCCGTGGGCGTGTCGACCAATGATGATAGGCTCCTTCCATCCGGGCACAAGCCGGGGGACGGCGGGAATGACAATGGGCTCTCGGAAAACAGTACCGCCGAGAATGTTTCGGATGGTACCGTTGGGCGACAGCCACATCTTCTTGAGGCCAAACTCCTTGACTCGGGCCTCGTCGGGGGTGATGGTGGCGCACTTGACACCGACCTGgtacttcttgatggcctcgGCGGCGTCAATGGTCACCTGGTCGTTAGTCTGGTCTCGGTACTCGATGCCCAGATCGTAGTACTTAAGATCAATGTCGAGATAGGGCAGAATGagcttgtccttgatggaCTTCCAGATGATTCGGGTCATCTCATCACCATCGAGCTCGACAATGGggttcttgaccttgatCTTGGTGGACAGGCCTCGAGTAGCGGTGGTGGACATGGTTTTAGAAAGGGCTAGCAGCCGGGTGGTAGCTGGAGTTAGCATGGCTGGCAAGGGAGGGTCTGTGGGGGTTCAACGTGGGGTTGCATGGTGTTATATGTGCGAAGAAGAGTCACCAGAAAGTTTCATCCAAAGCTTAACCTTGCTGGGAATGCCGCGATCGCACCGGCCGGTGgtagggttagggttaaGGCTTTGGGATGGGGCGAGGGTTTCAGGCGGGGCTAGG from Yarrowia lipolytica chromosome 1F, complete sequence carries:
- a CDS encoding uncharacterized protein (Compare to YALI0F04095g, similar to Saccharomyces cerevisiae IDP1 (YDL066W); ancestral locus Anc_4.254, highly similar to uniprot|P41939 Saccharomyces cerevisiae YLR174w IDP2 isocitrate dehydrogenase); this translates as MLTPATTRLLALSKTMSTTATRGLSTKIKVKNPIVELDGDEMTRIIWKSIKDKLILPYLDIDLKYYDLGIEYRDQTNDQVTIDAAEAIKKYQVGVKCATITPDEARVKEFGLKKMWLSPNGTIRNILGGTVFREPIVIPAVPRLVPGWKEPIIIGRHAHGDQYKAQDAVIPGAGELTLNFKPANGGDEQVIKVYTYDAPGVAMAMYNTDESITGFAYSSFNLALQKKLPLYMSTKNTILKKYDGRFKDIFQEIYDKEYKDKFDAAGIWYEHRLIDDMVAQMIKSKGGFIMALKNYDGDVQSDIVAQGFGSLGLMTSVLVTPDGKTFESEAAHGTVTRHYRQHQQGKETSTNSIASIFAWTRGLIQRGILDETPEVTKFAEALEKATVDTVDKDGIMTKDLALAGGKTDRSSYVLTEEFIDAVANRLKKDLA